Proteins co-encoded in one Kribbella solani genomic window:
- a CDS encoding ABC transporter permease: protein MRYLIRRLGFFVLTLWAAMTLNFFIPRMMPGSPEEALRERFSKGGSVVSPEQLRTVLAEFGFDPGKGLLLQYLEYLKAMVSGHWGVSIGSSLGVPVTTLIGDALPWTLGLVGIATVLAFALGTLIGTVSGWRRGGLIDGIVPPVFIVTSALPYFWVALLLISLFAIGNNPVLPNDFNYDQGLTPAFSGEFVWSVIKHGILPASTILITAVGGWILTMRNNMVTTLAEDYVRMARAKGIPNRKIMFGYAGRNAFLPNLSGFAMSLGFVISGTILVEYVFNYPGLGYMFYNATVSTDYPLLQALFLLVTLAVLICVLLCDFAVFLLDPRARTKG from the coding sequence GTGCGGTACCTGATACGGCGCCTCGGGTTCTTCGTGCTCACGCTGTGGGCAGCGATGACGCTGAACTTCTTCATCCCGCGGATGATGCCGGGCAGCCCTGAGGAGGCCCTGCGGGAGAGGTTCAGCAAGGGCGGTTCGGTCGTGTCGCCCGAGCAGTTGCGGACGGTGCTGGCCGAGTTCGGTTTCGACCCGGGCAAGGGCCTGCTGCTGCAGTACCTGGAGTACCTGAAGGCGATGGTCAGTGGGCATTGGGGCGTGTCGATCGGCAGCAGCCTCGGCGTCCCGGTGACCACGCTGATCGGCGACGCGCTGCCGTGGACGCTCGGGCTGGTCGGCATCGCGACCGTGCTGGCCTTCGCCCTCGGCACCTTGATCGGTACGGTGTCCGGCTGGCGCCGCGGCGGGCTGATCGACGGCATCGTGCCGCCGGTGTTCATCGTCACCTCGGCGCTGCCGTACTTCTGGGTGGCGCTGCTGCTCATCTCCTTGTTTGCGATCGGCAACAATCCGGTGCTGCCGAACGACTTCAACTACGACCAGGGCCTGACGCCGGCGTTCAGCGGTGAGTTCGTCTGGAGCGTGATCAAGCACGGCATCCTGCCGGCCAGTACGATCCTGATCACCGCGGTCGGCGGCTGGATCCTGACGATGCGGAACAACATGGTCACCACGCTGGCCGAGGACTACGTCCGGATGGCCCGCGCGAAGGGCATCCCGAACCGGAAGATCATGTTCGGGTACGCCGGCCGGAACGCCTTCCTGCCGAACCTGTCCGGCTTCGCGATGTCACTCGGGTTCGTCATCTCCGGCACGATCCTGGTCGAGTACGTGTTCAACTACCCCGGACTGGGTTACATGTTCTACAACGCCACGGTCAGCACCGACTATCCGTTGCTGCAGGCACTCTTCCTGCTGGTCACCCTGGCGGTGCTGATCTGCGTACTGCTCTGTGACTTCGCGGTGTTCCTGCTCGATCCACGCGCTCGGACGAAGGGGTGA
- a CDS encoding oligopeptide/dipeptide ABC transporter ATP-binding protein yields MHDQPLLEVRDLSVEYDTGSSPVVAVDHVDLDVHAGEFVGVVGESGCGKSTLLFAIAHLLSSPAAITGGSVTFQGQNLVTMSEKKLAALRWRDFSVVMQSAMNALNPVKSIGAQFKDTIMAHDEPVAADRPAEVLRLVGIDPIHLRSYPHQLSGGMRQRAMIAMALLFTPDLIIMDEPTSALDVVAQRSLMVQIKELQRKLGFAVIFVTHDMSLVSHFSDKLVVMYAGQVVEFGDTRAVFDHPEHPYSAGLLDAFPSIRGPKVPLTGIPGAPPNLANPPSGCRFQPRCPKAFEDCPKIAPDLYQVGPVQARCLLHAPSIEAAREVS; encoded by the coding sequence GTGCACGATCAGCCACTTCTTGAGGTCAGGGATCTCTCGGTCGAGTACGACACCGGCTCCAGTCCCGTGGTCGCGGTCGATCACGTCGATCTCGACGTACACGCCGGTGAGTTCGTCGGCGTGGTCGGCGAGTCCGGCTGCGGGAAGTCGACGCTGCTGTTCGCGATCGCGCACCTGCTCAGCTCGCCGGCGGCGATCACCGGCGGCAGCGTGACGTTCCAGGGCCAGAACCTGGTCACGATGAGCGAGAAGAAGCTCGCCGCGCTGCGCTGGCGGGACTTCTCGGTGGTGATGCAGAGCGCGATGAACGCGCTCAATCCGGTGAAGAGTATCGGCGCGCAGTTCAAGGACACGATCATGGCGCACGACGAGCCGGTCGCCGCCGACCGGCCGGCCGAGGTGCTGCGGCTGGTCGGGATCGACCCGATCCACCTGCGCAGCTACCCGCACCAGTTGAGCGGCGGGATGCGGCAGCGGGCGATGATCGCGATGGCGCTGCTGTTCACGCCGGACCTGATCATCATGGACGAGCCGACGTCGGCGCTGGACGTGGTCGCGCAGCGGTCGCTGATGGTGCAGATCAAGGAACTGCAGCGCAAGCTCGGGTTCGCGGTCATCTTCGTCACGCACGACATGTCGCTGGTCAGCCACTTCTCGGACAAGCTGGTGGTGATGTACGCGGGCCAGGTGGTCGAGTTCGGCGACACGCGCGCGGTGTTCGATCATCCCGAACATCCGTACAGTGCCGGGCTGCTGGACGCGTTCCCGTCCATCCGCGGACCGAAGGTACCGCTGACCGGCATCCCCGGCGCGCCACCCAATCTGGCCAACCCACCGAGCGGCTGCCGCTTCCAGCCGCGCTGCCCGAAGGCCTTCGAGGACTGCCCGAAGATCGCCCCGGACCTGTACCAGGTCGGCCCGGTGCAGGCCCGCTGCCTGCTCCATGCCCCATCGATCGAAGCCGCCCGGGAGGTGTCATGA
- a CDS encoding ABC transporter permease, which produces MTAIVAGTAAAPPTATRRPRGGLIRAVLHNRKAMLGAGLLLLFILLAAFPGLFVPGAHHDPQAIGDLPLQHPSGQHWLGTTGLGQDVYAQLIYSTRESLVIAVVAGLGATILSVIIGVSAAYLGGFADDGLSMLTDIFLVLPTFPLIIVLATYAGKGNLTVIIIVLILTGWSYGARQMRAQALSLRNRDFLESARVRGERRSYIIVVEVLPTMISLIVANFLGAALYSVLTAAGLQFLGLGDPNSLSWGTMLYWAQNQGALVNGLPAWALSPGLAVALLGVSFALLNYAFDEISNPALRPVRRRRARSATS; this is translated from the coding sequence ATGACCGCGATCGTCGCAGGCACCGCGGCGGCTCCGCCGACTGCCACCCGCCGTCCGCGCGGTGGGCTGATCCGGGCCGTGCTGCACAACCGCAAGGCCATGCTGGGGGCGGGCTTGCTGTTGCTGTTCATTCTGCTGGCCGCGTTCCCGGGGCTGTTCGTCCCGGGCGCGCATCACGATCCACAGGCGATCGGCGACCTGCCGTTGCAGCACCCGTCCGGCCAGCACTGGCTGGGTACGACGGGGCTCGGCCAGGACGTGTACGCGCAACTGATCTACAGCACCCGTGAATCCCTGGTGATCGCGGTCGTCGCGGGTCTCGGCGCGACCATCCTGTCGGTGATCATCGGCGTCTCGGCGGCGTACCTGGGCGGGTTCGCGGACGACGGCTTGTCGATGCTCACCGACATCTTCCTGGTGCTGCCGACGTTCCCGCTGATCATCGTGCTCGCGACGTACGCGGGCAAGGGCAACCTGACCGTGATCATCATCGTGCTGATCCTGACCGGCTGGTCGTACGGCGCGAGACAGATGCGCGCGCAGGCACTCTCGCTGCGGAACCGGGACTTCCTCGAGTCGGCCCGGGTACGCGGCGAGCGGCGCTCGTACATCATCGTGGTCGAGGTGCTGCCGACGATGATCTCGCTGATCGTCGCCAACTTCCTCGGCGCGGCGCTGTACTCCGTACTGACCGCGGCCGGGCTGCAGTTCCTCGGCCTCGGCGATCCCAACTCGCTGAGCTGGGGCACGATGCTCTACTGGGCGCAGAACCAGGGCGCCCTGGTGAACGGGCTGCCCGCGTGGGCGCTCTCCCCCGGCCTCGCGGTGGCGCTGCTCGGGGTGTCCTTCGCCCTGCTCAACTACGCGTTCGACGAGATCAGCAATCCCGCTCTGCGGCCGGTTCGGAGGCGACGTGCACGATCAGCCACTTCTTGA
- a CDS encoding ROK family protein: protein MTVVAGGASAARPQLIREINEQVLLDHLRRSGPMARTELARLSGLSKPTVSAALASLERSGLVHVIGQRTGVPGPAAVVYDVRPEAGFVLGLDVGREYLRGAIADLAGTVRSRASVRTKAVDAMTRVDGLAGLAATLLAEAGIEADQLTQTVLGSPGVYDPRVDRLTLTGRLSGWDSPGVLAGLRDRFGPGLMIENDVDAAALAERVHGHGRDVESFAFVSVGTGIGMGLVLDGKLRHGFHGVAGEISYLPFTEGSGSDARDARRRGSFDASASAAAVVRAARRAGVPGASSAEKVFAAAARGDAVAAAVVTEEALLVAKAICSVIAVVDPELVVLGGGIGQAPGFLEAVVHQLSRLSPVMPDVKVTGLGAETVVSGCISAGLDRAWLNLVGRAGNSGQ, encoded by the coding sequence GTGACGGTTGTCGCCGGGGGAGCGTCGGCTGCGCGCCCGCAGTTGATCCGGGAGATCAACGAACAGGTACTGCTCGATCACCTCCGGCGATCGGGACCGATGGCCCGGACCGAGCTGGCCCGGCTGTCCGGCCTGTCGAAGCCGACCGTGTCCGCCGCGCTCGCGTCGCTGGAGCGGTCGGGCCTGGTGCATGTGATCGGCCAGCGCACCGGCGTTCCGGGACCGGCCGCGGTCGTGTACGACGTCCGCCCGGAAGCGGGATTCGTCCTCGGACTCGACGTCGGCCGGGAATACCTGCGCGGCGCGATCGCCGATCTCGCCGGAACCGTGCGCAGCCGCGCGAGCGTACGCACCAAGGCCGTGGACGCGATGACGCGGGTCGACGGGCTGGCCGGGCTCGCGGCGACGCTGCTGGCCGAGGCCGGGATCGAGGCCGACCAACTGACCCAAACGGTGCTCGGAAGCCCCGGCGTGTACGACCCACGCGTCGATCGGCTGACCTTGACCGGACGGCTCTCCGGCTGGGACTCACCGGGCGTACTGGCGGGTTTGCGCGACCGGTTCGGTCCGGGGCTGATGATCGAGAACGACGTGGACGCGGCCGCGCTGGCCGAGCGGGTGCACGGGCACGGGCGTGACGTGGAGAGCTTCGCCTTCGTCTCGGTCGGCACCGGTATCGGCATGGGCCTGGTCCTGGACGGGAAGCTGCGGCACGGCTTCCACGGTGTGGCCGGTGAGATCAGTTATCTGCCGTTCACCGAAGGCAGCGGTAGCGATGCCCGGGACGCGCGCCGGCGCGGCAGCTTCGACGCATCGGCTTCGGCGGCGGCGGTCGTCCGCGCCGCGCGCCGGGCCGGAGTACCCGGGGCTTCTTCGGCAGAGAAGGTGTTCGCGGCGGCGGCTCGTGGTGACGCGGTCGCGGCCGCGGTGGTGACCGAGGAGGCGTTGCTGGTGGCGAAGGCGATCTGCTCGGTGATCGCGGTCGTGGACCCGGAGCTGGTCGTCCTCGGTGGTGGTATCGGGCAGGCGCCGGGCTTCCTGGAAGCGGTCGTCCACCAGCTGAGCCGGCTGTCGCCGGTGATGCCCGACGTGAAGGTGACCGGCCTCGGCGCCGAGACGGTGGTGTCTGGCTGCATCTCGGCGGGGCTGGACCGCGCCTGGCTGAACCTGGTCGGACGCGCCGGGAACTCAGGGCAGTAA
- a CDS encoding ROK family protein — MVSAPVVLGLDFGGTKIAIAVAELSGRRLGTTTIESRDGGDAAEALARGLTSAHELLAEVAPGQALAGVGAATLGIPYDDRVELAPTFPGWGELPFGRLIRDAFPGVPVRLATDVKAAAAAELRWGELTGCDPGLYVNLGTGLAIAIVAGGTVITGANGASGEIGYNLRTAADVWTEPAGRTILEHVVSGQALETTGSARLGRPVTAADVFTMARTEPDAAVLTEQFSRELALHLANLTIALDPARIVVGGGLVRSWDQLETGLRRALDAAVPFPPDLAVARFPADAPLIGALALGVEAAGAVLGAHAFGQL, encoded by the coding sequence GTGGTTTCCGCACCGGTCGTCCTCGGCCTCGACTTCGGCGGCACGAAGATCGCGATCGCCGTCGCCGAGCTGTCCGGCCGGCGGCTGGGCACGACGACGATCGAGAGCCGCGACGGCGGAGACGCCGCCGAGGCACTGGCCCGTGGCCTGACCAGCGCGCACGAGTTGCTCGCCGAGGTCGCGCCCGGACAGGCTCTGGCCGGCGTCGGCGCGGCCACGCTCGGCATTCCGTACGACGACCGGGTCGAACTCGCGCCGACCTTCCCGGGCTGGGGTGAGCTGCCGTTCGGGCGGCTGATCCGGGACGCGTTCCCGGGCGTACCGGTCCGGCTGGCCACCGATGTGAAGGCGGCCGCCGCCGCGGAACTGCGCTGGGGCGAGCTGACTGGATGCGATCCCGGTCTCTACGTGAACCTCGGCACCGGTCTGGCCATCGCGATCGTTGCCGGCGGCACCGTCATCACCGGCGCCAACGGCGCGTCCGGCGAGATCGGCTACAACCTGCGGACCGCCGCCGACGTCTGGACCGAGCCGGCCGGGCGCACGATCCTGGAACACGTCGTCAGCGGTCAGGCGCTCGAGACCACCGGCAGCGCCCGGCTCGGGCGGCCGGTCACGGCCGCCGACGTCTTCACGATGGCGCGCACCGAACCGGACGCCGCCGTCCTCACCGAGCAGTTCAGCCGCGAACTGGCGCTGCACCTGGCCAACCTGACCATTGCCCTCGACCCGGCCCGGATCGTCGTCGGTGGCGGCCTGGTCCGGTCCTGGGACCAGCTCGAAACCGGCCTGCGCCGCGCCCTCGACGCGGCCGTCCCGTTCCCGCCGGACCTGGCCGTGGCCCGGTTCCCGGCCGACGCCCCGCTGATCGGGGCGCTCGCCCTCGGCGTCGAGGCGGCCGGAGCGGTGCTCGGCGCACACGCCTTCGGACAGTTGTAA
- a CDS encoding VOC family protein — MTIAMYPNFVYDCPDAERLAEFYGEILGWRVENREGWCEIRPEDNSNCISFQTVENYKAPTWPTQDVPQQLHLDVMVPNLDEAELEVLKIGAVKAEHQPGTTFRVFLDPAGHPFCLCSS; from the coding sequence ATGACTATCGCGATGTACCCCAACTTCGTGTACGACTGTCCGGACGCCGAGCGGCTGGCGGAGTTCTACGGCGAGATCCTGGGCTGGCGGGTCGAGAACCGGGAAGGCTGGTGCGAGATCCGCCCCGAGGACAACAGCAACTGCATCTCGTTCCAGACGGTGGAGAACTACAAGGCGCCGACCTGGCCGACCCAGGACGTGCCGCAGCAGCTGCATCTCGACGTGATGGTTCCGAACCTGGACGAGGCCGAGCTCGAGGTGCTGAAGATCGGTGCCGTCAAGGCCGAGCACCAGCCCGGCACGACCTTCCGCGTCTTCCTGGACCCGGCCGGTCACCCGTTCTGCCTCTGCAGCAGCTGA
- a CDS encoding ABC transporter substrate-binding protein: MRGSITRIAVAAMAVGALAAGCGGGDKPIGSATSAGNPSSSASTGGGSGQYKKGGTVTIANVGGQTWPCQFNPFNPAVNQEALGFVYEPLTFVNVLKAGATTPMLASGFTWSPKKDSIVFTIRDGVKWSDGQAFTADDVVYTFTRMKEEPALDLYSLWTGAGLTSVTAAGNKVTFKFKAPAEPYFFNFANQVGIIPKHVWSTGEAASKPATWADPKPVGTGPYTVESCSSNNISYVANGTYWQAGKPYLQKVQYPAYLDNNPANLDLASGKAQWGGQYIPNIDNFYKSKSPENNYWFPPTANVAIVPNNDPSRKVTSNLAIRQAIAYALDREQISKIGESGYQPAANQTGVVTPTFNKYFDQSALTTAGYDKPNQDKAKQLLQSAGYSSSNPLKLSIITVTGYTDWDASLAVVKQQLAGVGIELTIQDLQQQSYNQKLFNGDYDLAYSSQSGGPTPYYELRQLLYSKNTAPIGKTASSNYSRYSNPAVDKLFDQYAGADPDTQVKLIKQISSYMIKDVPVIPTTESVDWYQYNTKDLAGWPTQDDPYAQPAPYNIPDVGQVLTNLYSKSAQK; encoded by the coding sequence ATGAGGGGCAGCATCACACGCATCGCCGTCGCCGCGATGGCGGTCGGCGCACTGGCCGCCGGCTGTGGCGGTGGCGACAAGCCGATCGGAAGCGCGACCTCGGCCGGCAACCCGTCGTCCTCGGCCAGTACCGGCGGCGGTTCCGGGCAGTACAAGAAGGGCGGCACGGTCACCATCGCCAACGTCGGCGGGCAGACCTGGCCGTGTCAGTTCAACCCGTTCAACCCGGCGGTCAACCAGGAAGCACTCGGCTTCGTCTACGAGCCGCTGACCTTCGTGAACGTCCTGAAGGCCGGCGCCACCACACCGATGCTGGCGAGCGGGTTCACCTGGTCGCCGAAGAAGGACTCGATCGTCTTCACCATCCGCGACGGCGTGAAGTGGAGCGACGGCCAGGCCTTCACCGCGGACGACGTCGTCTACACGTTCACCCGGATGAAGGAAGAACCCGCGCTCGACCTGTACTCGCTGTGGACCGGCGCCGGCCTGACCAGCGTGACGGCCGCCGGCAACAAGGTCACGTTCAAGTTCAAGGCTCCGGCCGAGCCGTACTTCTTCAACTTCGCCAACCAGGTCGGCATCATTCCCAAGCACGTCTGGTCGACCGGTGAGGCGGCCTCGAAGCCGGCCACCTGGGCGGACCCGAAGCCGGTCGGCACCGGCCCGTACACGGTCGAGTCCTGCAGCAGCAACAACATCTCGTACGTTGCCAACGGCACCTACTGGCAGGCGGGCAAGCCGTACCTGCAGAAGGTGCAGTACCCGGCGTACCTGGACAACAACCCGGCCAACCTCGACCTGGCCAGTGGCAAGGCGCAGTGGGGCGGCCAGTACATCCCGAACATCGACAACTTCTACAAGTCGAAGTCGCCGGAGAACAACTACTGGTTCCCGCCGACCGCGAACGTGGCGATCGTCCCGAACAACGATCCGTCCCGCAAGGTCACCAGCAACCTGGCGATCCGGCAGGCGATCGCGTACGCGCTGGACCGGGAGCAGATCTCCAAGATCGGCGAGAGTGGCTACCAGCCGGCCGCGAACCAGACCGGGGTGGTCACGCCGACCTTCAACAAGTACTTCGACCAGAGCGCGCTGACGACCGCCGGGTACGACAAGCCGAACCAGGACAAGGCCAAGCAGCTCCTGCAGAGCGCCGGGTACTCGTCGTCGAACCCGTTGAAACTCAGCATCATCACAGTCACCGGCTACACCGACTGGGATGCTTCGCTGGCGGTCGTGAAGCAGCAGCTGGCCGGCGTCGGCATCGAGCTGACGATCCAGGACCTGCAGCAGCAGTCGTACAACCAGAAGCTGTTCAACGGTGACTACGACCTCGCGTACTCCAGCCAGTCCGGCGGACCGACGCCGTACTACGAGCTGCGGCAGCTGCTGTACTCGAAGAACACCGCGCCGATCGGCAAGACGGCCAGCTCGAACTACTCGCGGTACAGCAACCCCGCGGTGGACAAGCTGTTCGACCAGTACGCGGGCGCTGACCCGGATACACAGGTCAAGCTGATCAAGCAGATCTCGTCGTACATGATCAAGGACGTACCGGTGATCCCGACCACCGAGTCGGTCGACTGGTACCAGTACAACACCAAGGACCTGGCCGGCTGGCCGACGCAGGACGACCCGTACGCGCAGCCCGCGCCGTACAACATCCCGGACGTCGGACAGGTGCTGACCAACCTGTACTCCAAGTCCGCCCAGAAGTAA